One Bacteroidota bacterium DNA window includes the following coding sequences:
- a CDS encoding DUF1015 domain-containing protein → MPEIKPFRAIMYNPARVEIGEVVAPPYDVISPEQREELYNQGPYNIVRLILGREENPYASAARLFEEWTNGGILDREAEPAIYLLSQRFSGPDGREVDRRGFIAACRLEEFGRGSIYPHELTHPGPKADRLRLLEATNAMFSQIFALYSDPKHALDRQLDAQSGRTPDVDVEFDGVRNRVWRIGDRATVLALESFLKGQRVLIADGHHRYETAVGYSNARRFKNPRHTGTEPYNFVPIYFTNLNDPGLVILPTHRVIHGLSGFRRDRLLGELRNSFEVREEASGESLLASLTERGEGSFGLILGGDPGYLLLSYRKRAVPGMGEIPGILARLDVTVLHTVILKGLLNLSDEDQARKLHLEYEQSAEKAVKTVREGNAQAAFLLNPARVELVRAIAEGGYTMPQKSTYFYPKLLSGLVIYSFD, encoded by the coding sequence ATGCCCGAGATCAAGCCGTTCCGAGCAATCATGTACAACCCTGCGCGCGTGGAGATCGGGGAGGTGGTCGCGCCGCCGTACGATGTCATTTCACCGGAGCAGCGGGAGGAGCTCTACAATCAGGGACCGTACAACATCGTTCGGCTGATCCTCGGGCGGGAAGAAAACCCGTATGCCTCGGCTGCCCGTTTGTTCGAAGAATGGACGAACGGAGGGATCCTCGATCGGGAAGCCGAACCGGCAATCTATCTCCTCTCGCAGCGCTTTTCAGGCCCGGATGGCCGCGAGGTCGACCGGCGGGGTTTCATCGCGGCCTGCCGCCTCGAGGAATTCGGCCGAGGTTCGATCTACCCGCATGAACTGACCCATCCGGGTCCGAAGGCCGACAGGCTCCGGTTGCTCGAAGCCACCAACGCGATGTTCAGCCAGATTTTTGCGCTCTATTCCGATCCGAAACACGCCCTGGACCGGCAGTTGGACGCTCAATCGGGCCGGACGCCCGATGTCGACGTGGAATTTGACGGCGTCCGCAATAGAGTCTGGCGGATCGGCGACCGCGCCACGGTTCTCGCTCTTGAGAGTTTTCTTAAAGGGCAGCGGGTGCTGATCGCCGACGGGCATCACCGGTACGAGACCGCGGTCGGGTATTCGAACGCGCGCCGGTTCAAAAATCCCCGCCATACGGGGACCGAACCGTACAATTTTGTTCCGATCTACTTCACGAACCTGAACGATCCGGGACTTGTGATCCTGCCCACGCACCGTGTGATTCATGGCCTGTCCGGGTTCCGCCGGGACCGGCTCCTCGGAGAGTTGAGGAATTCCTTTGAGGTGCGGGAGGAGGCGTCGGGAGAAAGCCTCCTCGCGTCATTGACGGAACGAGGCGAGGGTTCATTCGGTTTGATCCTCGGAGGGGATCCCGGGTATTTGCTTCTCTCTTACCGGAAGCGGGCTGTCCCGGGTATGGGAGAGATTCCGGGAATCCTGGCACGCCTCGATGTGACGGTTCTTCATACCGTTATCCTCAAAGGGCTCCTGAACCTCTCCGACGAAGATCAGGCGCGGAAACTTCATCTCGAATACGAACAGAGCGCCGAAAAGGCCGTCAAGACCGTGCGGGAGGGAAATGCGCAGGCCGCGTTCCTTCTGAACCCCGCTCGCGTGGAACTTGTGCGGGCGATTGCCGAGGGAGGCTATACGATGCCCCAGAAGTCGACCTACTTTTATCCAAAACTTCTCTCCGGCCTTGTCATCTACTCGTTCGACTGA
- the secA gene encoding preprotein translocase subunit SecA, with the protein MLKLISKIFPSKSEKDIRRIIPIVEQINASCAEFEHLSDEELKGKTVEFRQRIKDAIQEVEEQITELREQLKDPDSLSLEEREAIYLEIEEKQKEIDARTKEVLAETLPEAYAVVKEACRRLVGTSWDVTGRKVEWDMVPFDVQLIGAVVLHEGKIAEMATGEGKTLVATMPLYLNALPGRGVHLVTVNDYLALRDSQWMGRVFEFLGLTVGCIQSQMDPLQRRKEYAADITYGTNNEFGFDYLRDNMVISPDELVHRGYQYAIVDEVDSVLIDEARTPLIISGPVKTEDHKFAEMKPRVERLVNAQRNLVTKIVAEAEQFLAQGKEEEAGVQLLRAFRGLPKHKRLMKLLAEQGNKKLMQKTEMEYLRDSGSRLHEIDDELYYAIDEKDHSINPSEKGRELLAGGSQDKDFFIIPDVGSEVAHIENDASLTPEQKQVKKDELNLLYAERSDRIHTVTQLLRAYSLYELDDEYVVSDDGKVMIVDEFTGRLLPGRRYSDGLHQAIEAKEGVKVERDMQTLATITLQNYFRLYKKLAGMTGTAETEAAEFFEIYKLDVVVVPTNQPMIREDMDDVIYRTKREKYNSLIQEIEGLRKENRPVLVGTTSVEVSETLSRMLKRQGIPHNVLNAKQHQREAEIVAHAGLPGAITIATNMAGRGTDIKLGPGVPEAGGLHIVGTERHEARRIDRQLRGRAGRQGDPGSSKFYLSLEDDLMRLFGSDRIAGIMDRLGLKEGDVIQHPMITRSVQRAQKKVEENNFAIRKRLLEYDNVMNQQREVIYSRRRHALLGERLREDIFEMLDDFAEKLVEKHYEQGEIELLRESLRTSFLIDFHIPPEQWQKIGKDGVKGEVIKAAREFYKRKEERIGAESMALLEKMVALQVIDEKWKDHLREMDDLKEGIHLRAYGQKDPILEYKSEAFNMFVELIDMINVETLNLVFKLFPQTEQQLPVRRLPQIAPPRNVTLTHESSTGMGFEANRAPVTGGEAAQQQQQQRAAPAAKPQPIHVGEKVGRNDPCPCGSGKKYKQCHGK; encoded by the coding sequence ATGCTGAAGTTAATCTCGAAAATATTTCCGAGCAAGTCTGAAAAAGACATCAGGCGGATCATTCCGATCGTGGAACAGATCAACGCCTCTTGCGCGGAGTTCGAACACCTCTCTGATGAAGAGCTCAAGGGAAAAACAGTTGAGTTCCGGCAGCGAATCAAGGATGCAATTCAGGAGGTCGAAGAGCAGATAACTGAGCTCCGCGAGCAGCTCAAGGACCCCGATAGCCTGTCCCTCGAGGAGCGGGAAGCGATCTATCTTGAGATTGAAGAGAAACAGAAGGAGATCGACGCCCGTACGAAAGAGGTTTTGGCGGAGACTCTCCCGGAGGCCTATGCAGTGGTGAAGGAGGCGTGCAGGAGGCTCGTCGGCACATCGTGGGACGTCACGGGCAGGAAGGTTGAATGGGACATGGTCCCGTTCGATGTGCAGTTGATCGGGGCCGTAGTCCTCCACGAGGGGAAAATCGCCGAAATGGCCACAGGAGAGGGAAAAACCCTTGTGGCGACGATGCCGCTCTACCTGAACGCGCTTCCCGGCCGCGGGGTTCACCTCGTCACGGTGAACGACTACCTTGCGCTTCGCGACAGCCAATGGATGGGCAGGGTCTTCGAGTTTCTGGGCCTGACTGTGGGCTGCATCCAGTCGCAGATGGATCCCCTCCAGCGGCGCAAGGAATATGCCGCCGACATTACCTATGGGACCAACAACGAGTTCGGATTCGATTACCTGAGAGATAACATGGTCATATCGCCCGACGAGCTGGTGCACCGGGGGTACCAGTATGCGATCGTCGACGAGGTCGATTCCGTGCTGATCGACGAGGCCAGAACTCCTTTGATCATCAGCGGCCCGGTGAAAACAGAAGATCACAAATTCGCGGAGATGAAGCCCCGGGTCGAGCGGCTGGTCAATGCCCAGCGCAATCTTGTCACCAAGATCGTTGCCGAAGCCGAGCAATTCCTTGCGCAGGGGAAGGAGGAAGAGGCCGGCGTCCAGCTTCTAAGGGCATTCCGCGGATTGCCGAAGCATAAGCGGCTGATGAAGCTCCTCGCGGAGCAGGGCAACAAGAAGCTGATGCAAAAAACTGAAATGGAGTATCTGCGCGATTCAGGAAGCCGCCTGCACGAAATCGACGACGAACTCTACTATGCGATCGACGAGAAAGATCATTCGATCAATCCGAGCGAGAAGGGTAGGGAATTGCTCGCCGGTGGATCGCAGGACAAGGACTTTTTCATCATCCCTGATGTCGGCTCGGAAGTCGCCCACATCGAGAACGACGCATCATTGACCCCCGAGCAGAAGCAGGTCAAGAAGGACGAATTGAATCTCCTCTATGCGGAGAGGAGCGACCGCATCCATACCGTGACACAGCTCCTGCGCGCGTACTCCCTCTATGAGCTGGACGACGAATATGTCGTTTCGGATGACGGTAAAGTCATGATCGTCGACGAATTCACCGGACGTCTGCTGCCGGGCCGGCGGTATTCCGACGGCCTCCACCAGGCGATCGAGGCGAAGGAGGGAGTGAAAGTCGAGCGGGACATGCAGACGCTCGCGACGATCACCCTGCAGAACTACTTCCGTTTGTACAAGAAGCTCGCGGGGATGACCGGAACCGCGGAGACGGAGGCAGCCGAGTTTTTCGAAATCTATAAACTCGACGTCGTGGTGGTTCCGACCAACCAGCCGATGATCAGGGAGGACATGGACGACGTCATTTACCGGACGAAGAGGGAGAAGTATAATTCACTCATTCAGGAAATCGAGGGGCTCCGGAAGGAGAATCGCCCGGTCCTGGTGGGTACGACTTCCGTCGAGGTTTCCGAGACCCTGAGCCGCATGCTCAAGCGGCAGGGGATTCCGCATAATGTCCTCAACGCCAAGCAGCACCAGCGGGAGGCGGAAATCGTGGCTCATGCCGGACTTCCCGGAGCGATCACGATCGCGACGAACATGGCGGGACGCGGCACCGACATCAAGCTCGGTCCCGGAGTCCCCGAGGCCGGCGGTCTCCACATCGTCGGGACGGAAAGGCACGAGGCCCGGCGCATCGACCGGCAGCTGCGCGGAAGAGCGGGCCGCCAGGGCGACCCCGGCTCGTCGAAATTTTACCTTTCCCTCGAAGACGATCTCATGCGTCTGTTCGGGAGCGACCGGATCGCGGGGATCATGGACCGGCTCGGATTGAAAGAGGGAGACGTGATCCAGCACCCGATGATCACGCGCTCGGTTCAGCGGGCCCAGAAAAAAGTGGAAGAAAATAATTTTGCGATTCGCAAGCGGCTGCTCGAGTACGACAACGTCATGAACCAGCAGCGGGAGGTCATCTACTCGCGGCGGAGGCATGCGCTCCTGGGGGAGAGGTTGCGCGAGGACATTTTCGAGATGCTGGATGATTTTGCCGAAAAGCTCGTCGAGAAGCATTACGAGCAGGGCGAAATAGAGCTCCTCCGGGAATCGCTGAGGACCAGCTTCCTCATCGATTTTCACATTCCTCCCGAACAATGGCAAAAGATCGGGAAGGACGGAGTGAAGGGGGAAGTCATCAAGGCGGCGAGGGAATTCTACAAGCGCAAGGAGGAACGGATTGGCGCGGAGAGCATGGCCCTGCTGGAAAAGATGGTCGCCTTGCAGGTCATCGACGAAAAGTGGAAGGATCACCTGCGCGAGATGGACGATCTGAAGGAAGGAATCCATCTGCGGGCGTATGGCCAGAAGGATCCGATTCTTGAATACAAGTCCGAGGCGTTCAACATGTTTGTCGAGTTGATCGACATGATCAACGTCGAGACCCTGAATCTCGTATTCAAACTCTTCCCGCAGACCGAGCAGCAGCTGCCCGTCCGCAGGCTTCCACAAATCGCGCCCCCCCGGAATGTCACCCTGACGCACGAATCTTCGACGGGGATGGGATTCGAGGCGAACCGCGCCCCTGTGACCGGCGGAGAGGCCGCCCAGCAACAGCAGCAACAGCGGGCGGCGCCTGCGGCCAAGCCCCAGCCGATTCATGTCGGCGAGAAGGTCGGAAGAAACGACCCGTGTCCCTGCGGGAGCGGCAAAAAGTACAAGCAGTGTCACGGGAAGTGA
- the pyrR gene encoding bifunctional pyr operon transcriptional regulator/uracil phosphoribosyltransferase PyrR, which translates to MEVFSFEAVVRIKTRVMDESAFKRSLNRLAHEILERNKGAETIAVVGIRTRGEYLARRLVEKIQRMEHRELQFGFLDITLYRDDLRTRLEQPLLKGTVVSFDVTGKNIILVDDVLYTGRTVRAALDELVDLGRPATIQLAVMVDRGHRELPIKADYVGKNIPTSTEEEVRVMMKEIDGEDGVVVVDRQQGRA; encoded by the coding sequence ATGGAGGTTTTTTCGTTTGAGGCGGTTGTGCGGATAAAAACCCGGGTGATGGACGAATCTGCTTTCAAGCGCTCCCTCAACCGTCTGGCGCATGAAATTCTTGAGCGGAATAAGGGCGCGGAAACGATCGCGGTCGTCGGAATCCGGACCCGGGGCGAGTACCTTGCCCGCCGGCTGGTCGAAAAAATCCAGCGAATGGAACACCGGGAGCTGCAATTTGGCTTCCTGGACATCACCCTCTACCGCGACGACCTCCGGACGAGGCTGGAACAGCCTCTCCTGAAGGGCACCGTCGTCTCCTTCGACGTGACGGGGAAGAACATCATCCTTGTCGACGATGTGCTCTATACGGGGCGGACGGTTCGCGCCGCGCTTGATGAACTGGTCGATCTGGGAAGGCCCGCCACGATTCAGCTCGCCGTGATGGTCGACAGGGGGCATCGGGAGCTCCCGATCAAGGCGGATTACGTGGGGAAGAACATCCCCACCTCGACGGAGGAGGAGGTACGGGTCATGATGAAGGAGATCGACGGGGAGGACGGAGTAGTCGTCGTCGATCGCCAGCAAGGGAGGGCCTGA
- the mce gene encoding methylmalonyl-CoA epimerase — MKRLTHVGIAVKSLESSVDLFSRLLQVGKAGEEAVASQRVKLAFLHVGETSIELTEATDPESPIAKFIEKRGEGVHHLSFEVDDIVAELARLRKEGFDLIDEKPRAGAGGHLIAFLHPKSTNGVLVEICQRRTPGDTPNT; from the coding sequence GTGAAAAGACTTACCCATGTTGGAATCGCCGTCAAGAGTCTCGAGAGCTCCGTCGATCTGTTTTCACGCTTGCTCCAGGTCGGGAAGGCGGGGGAAGAAGCCGTGGCATCCCAGAGGGTGAAGCTGGCATTTCTGCACGTGGGAGAAACCTCGATCGAGTTGACCGAAGCGACCGATCCGGAATCACCGATTGCGAAATTCATCGAGAAGCGCGGAGAAGGCGTTCATCACCTCTCATTTGAGGTCGACGATATCGTGGCGGAACTTGCGCGGTTGCGCAAAGAAGGGTTCGATCTCATCGACGAGAAGCCGCGAGCCGGCGCAGGGGGGCACCTTATCGCGTTCCTCCATCCGAAATCCACAAACGGGGTGCTCGTGGAGATTTGCCAGAGGAGGACCCCCGGGGATACCCCGAACACATGA
- a CDS encoding amidase, translating into MSRTAGPRFLLFGFAASFLLGALLLPDTPNPITGEIVSSAGQLIGLSFADAKRDSMRDGLKDQLENYKNLRKVALANSVPPAVLFNPIPVGMKLATVRKPFEATPPGVVPMPARLEDAAFYSVGQLAELIKTRKVTSEALTRMYLGRLKRYGPVLRCVVTLTEDEALADAKKADEEIAAGHYRGPLHGIPFGAKDLLAVRGIRTTWGSVPYKDQVFDEDATVIRRLREAGAVLVAKLSMGELAWGDVWFGGTTKNPWDTSQGSSGSSAGSASATSAGLVGFSIGTETWGSIVSPSTRCGVTGLRPTYGRVSRTGAMALSWSMDKIGPICRTVEDCALVFNAIYGPDDRDQTLYDAPFNYGPGIDLRNLRVGYLKSDFDSVKENKANNDSALAIMGSLGAKLIPVRLPEYPVNDCSIILSAEAGAAFDELTRSGKEDLLVRQIKDAWPNVFRASRFIPAVEYIQANRVRYLIIQEMEKIMGQVDLYVAPSFQGDNLLLTNLTGHPCVVLPNGFSAKGTPTSITIIGRLFDEETLLAFAKRYQDATGYHLRHPKLPG; encoded by the coding sequence ATGTCCCGTACCGCAGGCCCCCGGTTCCTTCTGTTCGGATTTGCCGCCTCTTTTCTGCTGGGCGCGTTACTCCTCCCCGATACCCCGAATCCGATCACGGGTGAAATCGTCTCCTCGGCCGGTCAGCTTATCGGACTGAGCTTTGCGGACGCCAAACGTGATTCGATGCGCGACGGCCTGAAGGACCAACTCGAGAATTACAAAAACCTCCGGAAAGTCGCGCTCGCCAACAGTGTCCCCCCTGCAGTTCTCTTCAACCCCATTCCCGTCGGGATGAAGCTCGCGACCGTCCGCAAGCCCTTTGAGGCAACTCCCCCCGGGGTTGTCCCGATGCCCGCCCGGCTCGAGGACGCCGCATTCTATTCCGTGGGCCAGCTCGCTGAACTGATCAAGACCCGCAAGGTCACCTCGGAAGCGCTTACCCGGATGTATCTGGGCCGCCTGAAAAGGTACGGGCCGGTGCTCCGGTGTGTGGTGACGCTGACGGAAGACGAGGCTCTCGCGGATGCGAAGAAAGCCGATGAAGAGATCGCGGCAGGGCATTACCGGGGACCGCTTCACGGCATCCCCTTCGGTGCGAAAGATTTGCTGGCGGTCAGGGGGATCCGGACCACATGGGGTTCGGTGCCGTACAAGGATCAGGTGTTCGATGAAGACGCCACCGTCATCCGGCGCCTCAGGGAGGCGGGCGCAGTTCTTGTTGCCAAACTGAGCATGGGTGAGCTCGCCTGGGGCGATGTCTGGTTCGGCGGGACCACGAAGAATCCCTGGGATACCTCCCAGGGATCGAGCGGTTCCTCCGCAGGTTCGGCCTCGGCGACATCGGCAGGCCTGGTGGGGTTTTCGATCGGAACCGAAACCTGGGGGTCGATTGTCTCCCCCTCGACGCGCTGCGGAGTCACCGGACTGCGGCCGACGTACGGGCGAGTGAGCAGGACCGGCGCGATGGCCCTGAGCTGGTCGATGGACAAGATCGGACCAATCTGCAGGACTGTAGAGGATTGCGCGCTCGTTTTTAACGCCATCTACGGGCCCGACGACCGCGACCAGACGCTCTACGACGCGCCGTTTAACTACGGTCCGGGGATCGATCTCAGGAATCTTCGCGTCGGCTATTTGAAAAGCGACTTCGACAGCGTGAAGGAGAACAAGGCGAACAACGACTCGGCCCTTGCAATCATGGGGTCTCTGGGAGCCAAACTCATCCCGGTACGCCTGCCGGAGTACCCGGTGAACGATTGCTCCATCATCCTGAGTGCCGAGGCGGGAGCCGCCTTCGACGAGCTCACCCGGAGCGGGAAAGAGGATCTTCTGGTGCGGCAGATCAAAGACGCCTGGCCGAATGTCTTCCGGGCCTCCCGGTTCATACCCGCGGTGGAATATATCCAGGCGAACAGGGTCCGGTATCTGATCATACAGGAAATGGAAAAGATCATGGGCCAGGTCGATCTCTACGTGGCTCCTTCGTTCCAGGGAGACAACCTCCTGCTGACCAACCTTACCGGACACCCCTGTGTGGTGCTTCCGAACGGGTTCTCGGCCAAAGGGACTCCGACGAGCATCACGATCATCGGCAGGCTCTTTGACGAGGAAACGTTGCTCGCGTTTGCGAAACGATATCAGGACGCGACCGGTTATCACCTCAGACATCCGAAACTACCGGGTTGA
- the uvrC gene encoding excinuclease ABC subunit UvrC: MIEDQEGQAPKAPISAGTEPALAEKLQNLPQKPGVYQFKSSTGEVLYVGKAVNLRNRVRQYFQKSHGREPRLRALASRIRDVELIVTDSEVEALILETSMIQQLKPRYNIDLKDDKSYPYIVVTHEPYPRVFATRRVIRDGSKYFGPYTDVKNMHSSLKMIREIYKVRSCNYFIDEESILKKKIKICLDYHIKKCDGPCEGLVSRENYNGMIGEVIQILRGKTSTLVKSLADQMERASGEMRYEEAAVLRDKIRQLTVYDERQKVVDSEMIDRDLFAAAAEGNDACGIVFRVRDGKIIGRQHAYMNGVEGSTEAEIIGQFLQRYYLHAEDIPSEIFLPVELEDSAAVESWLGGRRNDRVRITVPKIGDKAKLMAMCKRNAQFMLETLRLQKDKLKEQAPHPVKALQKDLGLANAPRKIECFDISNTQGSDSVASMVVFQDGRPRKSEYRKFKVRSVDGPDDFASMREVIERRYARLLSEQGELPDLIMVDGGKGQLSSAVEVLERLGVKTTPVIGLAKRLEEVFVPGSPEPQSIPKSSSGLKLLQRIRNEAHRFAITYHRSLREKRTLRTELDLIEGIGKKRAKELLEAFGSVQGVKFATEEQLAEVVGEKVGSKIKEYFAEDEVLPS; this comes from the coding sequence ATGATCGAAGATCAGGAAGGTCAGGCACCAAAAGCCCCCATCTCAGCCGGGACTGAGCCGGCTCTCGCCGAAAAACTTCAAAATCTTCCCCAGAAGCCCGGAGTGTATCAGTTTAAGAGTTCCACAGGGGAGGTACTCTACGTGGGGAAGGCGGTCAACCTCCGGAACCGGGTGAGGCAGTATTTTCAGAAATCCCACGGCAGGGAACCCCGCCTCAGGGCGCTGGCGTCCCGGATCCGCGATGTCGAACTGATCGTCACGGATTCCGAGGTAGAAGCTCTCATCCTCGAGACCTCGATGATCCAGCAATTGAAACCCCGGTACAATATCGATCTGAAGGACGATAAGAGTTACCCCTACATCGTGGTGACGCATGAACCCTATCCCCGCGTCTTCGCCACGCGGCGGGTGATCCGGGACGGCTCAAAGTATTTCGGCCCCTACACGGATGTGAAGAACATGCACAGCTCTCTCAAGATGATCAGGGAGATCTACAAAGTCCGGAGCTGCAATTACTTCATCGATGAGGAATCGATTCTCAAGAAGAAAATCAAGATTTGCCTCGATTACCACATCAAGAAATGCGACGGGCCCTGCGAAGGCCTGGTGTCGCGAGAGAACTACAACGGAATGATCGGCGAGGTGATCCAAATCCTAAGGGGAAAGACCTCGACGCTGGTGAAATCGCTTGCGGATCAAATGGAACGCGCATCAGGTGAAATGCGATATGAAGAGGCAGCCGTGTTGCGGGACAAGATACGCCAGCTCACCGTCTACGACGAGCGGCAGAAGGTGGTCGATTCCGAGATGATCGACCGCGATCTCTTTGCCGCCGCCGCGGAGGGGAACGACGCGTGCGGGATCGTCTTCAGGGTCCGGGACGGCAAGATCATCGGGCGCCAGCACGCCTACATGAACGGTGTGGAGGGAAGCACGGAGGCAGAGATCATCGGGCAATTTCTTCAGCGGTACTACCTCCATGCGGAAGACATCCCTTCCGAGATATTTCTTCCGGTTGAACTGGAGGATTCCGCAGCTGTCGAGAGCTGGCTCGGGGGGCGTCGAAACGACAGGGTGCGGATCACCGTCCCCAAGATCGGCGACAAGGCGAAACTGATGGCGATGTGCAAGAGAAACGCCCAGTTCATGCTCGAGACGCTGCGACTGCAGAAAGACAAGCTGAAGGAGCAGGCTCCCCACCCCGTCAAGGCCCTCCAGAAGGATCTGGGCCTGGCGAACGCGCCGCGCAAGATCGAATGCTTCGACATTTCGAACACACAGGGATCCGACAGCGTGGCGTCTATGGTGGTCTTCCAGGACGGCAGGCCGAGAAAGTCCGAGTATCGCAAGTTCAAAGTCCGGTCGGTTGACGGACCCGACGATTTTGCGAGCATGCGCGAAGTGATCGAGCGGAGATACGCCCGGCTGCTTTCCGAGCAGGGGGAACTCCCCGACCTGATCATGGTGGATGGCGGAAAGGGGCAGCTGTCAAGCGCGGTCGAAGTCCTCGAGCGCCTCGGCGTTAAAACGACCCCCGTTATCGGCCTTGCAAAGAGGTTGGAGGAGGTGTTCGTGCCGGGATCCCCCGAACCCCAGTCGATCCCGAAAAGCTCATCGGGGCTCAAACTCCTCCAGCGCATCCGGAACGAGGCGCACCGATTCGCAATTACCTATCATCGCTCGCTCCGCGAAAAGCGGACGCTTCGGACCGAGCTCGACCTGATTGAGGGAATCGGGAAGAAGAGGGCGAAAGAATTACTTGAAGCGTTTGGTTCGGTTCAGGGGGTCAAGTTCGCGACCGAGGAGCAGTTAGCCGAAGTCGTTGGCGAAAAGGTTGGGTCGAAGATCAAGGAGTACTTTGCGGAGGATGAAGTCCTTCCGTCCTGA
- a CDS encoding aspartate carbamoyltransferase catalytic subunit produces the protein MALAARHLLGLQGMSKGDIGLILDTASSFREVLERPIKKVPSLQGRTIVNLFFENSTRTRISFELAERRLSADVVNFSAEGSSVRKGESLKDTARNIEVMKVDMVVIRHGSPGAADFLSKVVRANVVNAGDGAHEHPTQGLLDMYTVREKHGSLEGLHVCVVGDISHSRVALSSIYGFQAMGAHVSVCGPRTLIPRSVESLGVRVYHRIDDAIHDADVLNVLRLQLERQEAILLPSLREYHQYFGITRRRLESSGRKISILHPGPINRDVEISADVADGEHSLILTQVLNGVAIRMAVLYLLGTSP, from the coding sequence ATGGCGCTTGCCGCGCGTCATCTGCTCGGTTTGCAGGGGATGTCGAAAGGCGACATCGGACTCATTCTGGATACCGCATCCTCTTTCCGGGAAGTGCTCGAACGGCCGATTAAGAAAGTCCCCTCTCTCCAGGGGAGGACGATCGTCAATCTCTTTTTCGAGAATTCCACGCGGACGAGAATCTCGTTCGAGCTCGCCGAAAGGCGGCTCTCGGCCGATGTGGTGAATTTTTCAGCGGAGGGCAGCAGCGTCCGGAAAGGGGAGTCCCTCAAAGACACCGCGCGCAATATCGAGGTAATGAAGGTCGATATGGTCGTCATCCGGCATGGGTCCCCGGGAGCTGCCGATTTTTTGAGCAAGGTGGTCCGCGCAAACGTCGTCAACGCGGGGGACGGCGCCCACGAACACCCGACGCAGGGGCTTCTCGACATGTATACCGTTCGGGAGAAGCACGGGAGTCTGGAAGGGTTGCATGTGTGCGTGGTCGGGGATATCTCCCACAGCAGGGTCGCGCTTTCGAGCATATATGGTTTTCAGGCGATGGGGGCGCATGTGTCGGTATGCGGGCCGCGCACGCTGATTCCCAGGTCGGTTGAGTCGCTCGGAGTCCGTGTGTACCATCGGATCGACGACGCAATCCACGATGCCGACGTTCTCAACGTGCTGCGTCTCCAGCTGGAACGCCAGGAAGCGATTCTTCTCCCCAGCCTCCGCGAATATCATCAATACTTCGGAATCACGCGCAGGCGCCTGGAGAGCTCGGGTAGAAAGATATCGATACTCCATCCGGGCCCGATCAATCGGGATGTCGAGATCTCCGCCGACGTGGCCGACGGGGAGCATTCCCTGATACTCACACAGGTTCTGAACGGGGTGGCAATTCGGATGGCGGTGCTCTATCTTCTCGGCACGAGCCCATGA
- the era gene encoding GTPase Era: protein MPLPGSEQEARSPATFRCGYVAIIGKPNVGKSTLMNALIGQKISIVTPKPQTTRHRILGIRTRELDQIIFLDTPGLMKPEYPLHDAMMEAARSAISDADVAVLMIDAMSPGSGEEIDMEPAYALLRGCRAPVYLVINKMDLVKPERILPVIASYAEKQMFKEIYPVSALKQIGTEDLLNGLSAELPVHPPYYPAEIVSEHSERFFVAELIREKIFEKFRDEIPYSTAVQIADFKEIEGRKDLIQAEIIVERDSQKGIMIGKDGTALKEVGELARKEIEAFLQRPVYLELYVKVKEQWRKKDEWLKRFGYR from the coding sequence GTGCCTCTGCCAGGATCCGAGCAGGAAGCGCGCTCACCCGCCACGTTCCGCTGCGGCTACGTTGCCATCATCGGAAAGCCGAACGTGGGGAAATCGACGCTCATGAACGCCCTGATCGGTCAGAAGATTTCCATCGTGACCCCGAAGCCGCAGACCACCCGTCACAGAATTCTCGGAATACGAACGAGGGAGCTCGACCAGATCATCTTCCTCGACACGCCGGGATTGATGAAACCGGAGTATCCCCTCCATGACGCCATGATGGAGGCTGCCCGATCCGCCATCTCCGATGCGGACGTCGCTGTCCTGATGATCGATGCAATGTCGCCCGGAAGCGGGGAGGAGATAGACATGGAACCCGCCTATGCGCTCCTGCGGGGATGCCGCGCTCCGGTCTACCTGGTGATTAACAAGATGGACCTTGTGAAACCGGAACGAATCTTGCCGGTCATCGCATCGTACGCGGAGAAACAGATGTTCAAGGAGATTTATCCGGTGTCCGCCCTCAAACAGATCGGAACCGAAGACCTGTTGAACGGACTCTCGGCAGAGCTCCCTGTCCATCCTCCCTATTATCCGGCGGAGATCGTCAGCGAACACTCCGAGCGGTTTTTCGTGGCGGAACTGATCCGGGAAAAGATTTTCGAGAAGTTCCGGGACGAGATTCCCTATTCGACGGCGGTTCAGATCGCAGATTTCAAGGAGATCGAGGGAAGGAAGGACCTGATTCAGGCGGAGATCATCGTCGAGCGGGACTCGCAAAAAGGGATCATGATCGGGAAGGACGGAACCGCCCTCAAGGAAGTCGGGGAGCTTGCCCGGAAGGAGATCGAGGCGTTCCTCCAGCGTCCGGTCTATCTTGAGCTCTACGTCAAGGTGAAGGAACAGTGGAGGAAAAAGGACGAGTGGTTAAAAAGGTTCGGATACAGGTAG